The following are encoded in a window of Bacillota bacterium genomic DNA:
- a CDS encoding transposase codes for DYEWSSAKAHMTGKDDRLVTVKPLLERFGDWESYLSQRLITRELDLIEKHERSEKPIGSREFVSSIEEMTGLKLTPGKRGPKGPRKKKDNN; via the coding sequence GGATTACGAATGGAGCAGCGCAAAAGCTCATATGACCGGTAAAGATGATAGGCTAGTCACTGTTAAACCGCTATTAGAGAGATTTGGAGATTGGGAAAGTTATCTTTCTCAGAGGCTGATCACTCGAGAACTTGATTTGATTGAAAAACATGAACGTAGTGAAAAACCAATCGGCAGCCGTGAATTCGTTTCTAGCATCGAAGAAATGACTGGGCTGAAATTAACTCCCGGAAAACGAGGGCCGAAAGGACCACGTAAGAAAAAAGATAATAATTAG